One segment of Synechococcus sp. A15-24 DNA contains the following:
- a CDS encoding M50 family metallopeptidase, whose amino-acid sequence MGEGWTLLTFRGVPLRIQPSWLFALAIFTTLFQGRYASEVTPAVPMLVSWGLGLATALMLFLSVLLHELGHAVMAVREGVKVLSITLFHLGGIARVEKECTTAMGSLRIAAAGPLVSLLLALGLLLAAVPAGAVSPLLTLLCTQLGLLNLMLGLFNLLPGLPLDGGLILKALVWQFSGSQKRGMQVAAASGRALATLLIVMGGLLLLQGGGFNGVMLMLIGWFGLGANRSQSQMLVLHQVLQDLKVADAASRRFRVIESDQPLRKLSQLRLQDDEAKRGADWLLICRGPHWLGWVDDQPLRDLPVQQWDRQTVGDHLRPLDSLPSVADSAPIWQAIKAVEASQQGRVLVLSPAGLPAGTLDRMDIGEAVLKRLGVRLPAPILDEARRHNSYPMGLVMLPQIVASMPANSEQSDRERAST is encoded by the coding sequence GTGGGAGAAGGCTGGACCCTGTTGACCTTTCGGGGCGTTCCGCTGCGGATCCAGCCCAGCTGGTTGTTTGCCCTGGCCATCTTCACCACGCTATTTCAGGGGCGTTATGCGAGTGAGGTCACTCCAGCCGTTCCGATGCTGGTGAGTTGGGGCCTCGGGTTGGCCACAGCACTCATGCTCTTTCTGTCGGTGCTGCTTCACGAACTCGGCCATGCCGTGATGGCTGTCCGCGAAGGGGTGAAGGTACTCAGCATCACGCTGTTTCACCTGGGGGGCATCGCCCGGGTGGAGAAGGAGTGCACCACGGCCATGGGCAGCCTGCGGATTGCCGCCGCTGGTCCGCTGGTCAGCCTGCTGCTGGCCCTCGGCCTGCTGCTTGCAGCGGTGCCGGCCGGTGCTGTCAGCCCCCTGCTCACGCTGCTTTGCACCCAGCTCGGTCTGCTCAATCTGATGCTTGGGTTGTTCAATCTGCTGCCCGGTTTGCCCTTGGACGGCGGGTTGATCCTGAAGGCGCTGGTCTGGCAGTTCAGCGGCAGTCAGAAGCGGGGCATGCAGGTGGCCGCGGCGTCCGGCCGTGCCCTGGCCACGTTGTTGATCGTGATGGGGGGCCTGCTGCTGCTGCAGGGCGGTGGCTTCAACGGTGTGATGTTGATGCTGATCGGTTGGTTCGGCCTGGGAGCGAATCGCAGTCAGTCCCAGATGTTGGTGTTGCATCAGGTGCTTCAGGACCTGAAGGTGGCTGATGCCGCCAGTCGCCGCTTCAGGGTGATCGAATCGGATCAACCCCTGCGAAAGCTCAGTCAGCTGCGGCTGCAGGACGACGAGGCCAAACGCGGAGCGGATTGGTTGCTGATCTGCCGTGGCCCCCACTGGCTGGGCTGGGTGGATGATCAGCCCCTGAGGGATCTGCCGGTTCAGCAATGGGATCGGCAGACCGTCGGCGACCATCTGCGCCCCCTCGACTCCCTTCCTTCTGTTGCCGACAGCGCGCCCATCTGGCAAGCGATCAAGGCTGTGGAGGCCTCTCAACAGGGACGCGTGCTGGTGCTCAGCCCAGCCGGGCTTCCTGCCGGCACGCTGGATCGCATGGACATCGGTGAAGCAGTGCTGAAGCGGTTAGGGGTGCGCCTTCCCGCTCCGATCCTCGATGAGGCCCGACGCCACAACAGCTACCCGATGGGACTGGTGATGTTGCCTCAGATCGTTGCGTCGATGCCCGCAAATTCCGAACAATCGGACCGTGAACGGGCCTCCACCTGA
- the bchL gene encoding ferredoxin:protochlorophyllide reductase (ATP-dependent) iron-sulfur ATP-binding protein, producing the protein MTTTLTRPTDGEGSVQVHQDPGLNIHEETLVIAVYGKGGIGKSTTSSNLSAAFSKLGKRVLQIGCDPKHDSTFTLTHKMVPTVIDILEEVDFHSEELRPEDFVFTGFNGVQCVESGGPPAGTGCGGYVTGQTVKLLKEHHLLEDTDVVIFDVLGDVVCGGFAAPLQHANYCLIVTANDFDSIFAMNRIVQAIQAKAKNYKVRLGGVVANRSADTDQIDKFNERTGLRTMAHFKDVDAIRRSRLKKCTIFEMDDDDEAVQAVREEYLRLAQNMLDKVEPLEATSLKDREIFDLLGFD; encoded by the coding sequence ATGACCACGACCCTGACGCGTCCCACGGACGGCGAAGGCAGTGTGCAGGTCCACCAGGACCCTGGCCTCAACATTCACGAGGAAACCCTGGTGATCGCCGTTTACGGCAAGGGTGGCATCGGTAAATCCACCACCTCCTCCAACCTCTCGGCGGCCTTCTCCAAGCTGGGCAAGCGGGTGCTGCAGATCGGCTGCGACCCCAAGCACGACAGCACCTTCACCCTCACCCACAAGATGGTGCCGACGGTGATCGACATCCTTGAGGAAGTCGACTTCCACAGCGAGGAGCTGCGTCCGGAAGACTTCGTCTTCACCGGTTTCAACGGTGTGCAGTGCGTCGAAAGCGGCGGCCCACCGGCAGGGACCGGCTGTGGCGGCTATGTGACCGGGCAAACCGTGAAGTTGCTGAAAGAGCATCACCTGCTGGAAGACACCGATGTGGTGATCTTCGATGTGTTGGGCGATGTGGTGTGTGGTGGCTTTGCCGCCCCGCTGCAGCACGCCAACTACTGCCTGATCGTGACCGCCAACGATTTCGATTCGATCTTCGCGATGAATCGGATCGTCCAGGCGATTCAGGCCAAAGCCAAGAACTACAAGGTGCGGCTTGGAGGTGTCGTGGCCAATCGCTCGGCAGACACAGATCAGATCGACAAGTTCAACGAACGCACCGGCCTGCGCACCATGGCCCACTTCAAGGATGTGGATGCGATTCGTCGCTCACGGCTCAAGAAGTGCACAATTTTCGAGATGGATGATGACGACGAGGCGGTGCAGGCCGTCCGTGAGGAATATCTGCGCCTCGCTCAGAACATGCTCGACAAGGTGGAGCCCCTCGAAGCCACATCCTTGAAGGATCGGGAGATCTTTGACCTGCTCGGCTTCGACTGA
- a CDS encoding CRR6 family NdhI maturation factor — protein sequence MEPVQINADAIRRLDLTPLQPWSSQPLPSLLEQGPALELQFDWPRDPSDPRELAECPEPRLWAVRADARYPWLPLLLERDQGSLIRHVAMVVPHSFNRSEGLRFEPQALELWITHRLMQLDDLCTATLGRPQRGNLSQMAASLGYELDAGFWTLLS from the coding sequence ATGGAACCGGTTCAGATCAATGCCGATGCGATCCGGCGTCTCGACCTCACTCCCCTGCAGCCCTGGAGCAGCCAGCCGCTGCCGTCGCTGCTGGAGCAAGGCCCTGCTTTGGAACTGCAGTTCGACTGGCCTCGCGATCCTTCGGATCCCCGGGAACTTGCCGAATGCCCCGAGCCACGGCTCTGGGCCGTGCGGGCCGATGCCCGTTATCCCTGGCTACCGCTGCTGTTGGAACGCGACCAGGGCAGTTTGATCCGCCATGTGGCCATGGTGGTGCCCCACAGCTTCAACCGCAGTGAGGGACTGCGATTCGAGCCCCAGGCCCTCGAGCTGTGGATCACCCACCGGCTGATGCAACTGGATGACCTCTGCACCGCCACGCTGGGACGCCCCCAACGGGGCAACCTGTCGCAGATGGCAGCGTCCCTCGGCTACGAGCTAGACGCTGGCTTCTGGACCCTGTTGAGCTGA
- the folE gene encoding GTP cyclohydrolase I gives MTTTVPFVTNGASNGISNGNGQPRLSAEVSSRIRERLQAAGVSFLANDNIAEYIEPGELRALEVEVADKVRDLLRTLVIDIDNDHNTHETAERVARMYLHEVFKGRYHHQPKVASFPNVKKLDEIYTVGPITVRSACSHHLVPIMGNCWIGIKPGARVIGLSKFTRVADWVFSRPHIQEEAVMILADEIEKLCEPQGLGIIIKAQHYCMKWRGVKEPQTSMVNSVVRGDFRHDPSLKQEFFELVRQQEALLSS, from the coding sequence ATGACCACCACCGTCCCTTTCGTGACCAATGGCGCCAGCAATGGCATCTCCAACGGCAACGGCCAGCCTCGTCTGAGTGCCGAAGTGTCGAGCCGGATCCGCGAGCGGCTTCAGGCCGCAGGCGTGTCGTTCCTTGCTAACGACAACATCGCCGAGTACATCGAACCCGGTGAACTCAGAGCGCTGGAAGTTGAGGTGGCGGACAAAGTCCGCGACCTGCTGCGCACGTTGGTGATCGATATCGACAACGATCACAACACCCATGAAACCGCCGAGCGTGTGGCTCGGATGTATCTCCATGAGGTGTTCAAAGGGCGCTACCACCACCAGCCGAAGGTGGCCAGTTTCCCCAACGTTAAAAAGCTGGATGAGATCTACACCGTTGGCCCGATCACGGTGCGATCGGCTTGCTCCCATCACCTTGTGCCCATCATGGGCAACTGCTGGATCGGCATCAAACCCGGTGCCCGGGTGATCGGACTGTCCAAGTTCACGCGCGTGGCGGACTGGGTCTTCTCACGGCCCCACATCCAGGAAGAGGCGGTAATGATCCTGGCCGATGAGATCGAGAAGCTTTGTGAGCCCCAGGGACTCGGCATCATCATCAAGGCCCAGCACTACTGCATGAAGTGGCGCGGTGTGAAAGAGCCGCAAACCAGCATGGTGAATTCCGTGGTGCGGGGCGACTTCCGCCACGACCCCAGCCTGAAGCAGGAATTCTTCGAACTGGTGCGTCAGCAGGAGGCGCTGCTCAGCAGCTGA
- a CDS encoding SDR family oxidoreductase produces MPTALITGASRGIGRRTAELLARKGWDLKLVARSGDQLEQLAAELRPMGVQVEVSSIDLTDPQAIQPALTGLLEQGSPPSVLINNAGAAYTGDLLAMPLERWQWLMQLNVTSVMQVCAAVVPAMRATGGLVINVNSHAARNAFPQWGAYCVSKAALASFTRCLAEEERAHGIRACTLTLGAVNTPLWDAETVQSDFDRRAMLSVDKAAEALVNLAEQPVNQVIEDLTLMPAAGAF; encoded by the coding sequence TTGCCAACGGCTCTGATTACGGGTGCAAGTCGTGGCATTGGCCGCCGAACTGCTGAACTGTTAGCCCGCAAGGGTTGGGATCTCAAGCTTGTTGCCCGCAGTGGCGATCAACTCGAGCAATTGGCTGCTGAATTGCGGCCGATGGGTGTTCAGGTGGAGGTCAGCTCCATTGACCTGACCGATCCCCAGGCCATTCAGCCAGCGCTGACAGGCCTTCTGGAGCAGGGTTCTCCTCCTTCGGTGTTGATCAACAACGCAGGTGCTGCTTACACGGGAGATTTGCTGGCCATGCCGTTGGAGCGTTGGCAGTGGTTGATGCAGCTGAATGTCACCAGCGTCATGCAGGTTTGTGCGGCCGTGGTTCCTGCCATGCGCGCAACTGGAGGTTTGGTGATCAACGTCAACAGCCACGCCGCTCGCAATGCCTTCCCGCAATGGGGGGCGTATTGCGTCAGCAAAGCGGCTCTGGCCAGCTTCACCCGTTGCCTGGCGGAAGAGGAGCGAGCCCATGGAATCCGCGCCTGCACCCTCACCCTCGGTGCCGTCAATACCCCCCTGTGGGACGCGGAAACCGTACAGAGCGATTTCGATCGTCGTGCCATGCTCTCCGTCGACAAGGCAGCGGAGGCCTTGGTGAACCTGGCCGAACAACCCGTCAACCAGGTGATCGAAGATTTAACCCTCATGCCGGCTGCCGGCGCCTTCTGA
- a CDS encoding aldehyde oxygenase (deformylating), with product MTTLNAPEAAVVEGLDALPDFTTEAYKDAYSRINAIVIEGEQEAHDNYISLGSLIPDQEDELAKLARMEMKHMKGFTSCGRNLGVEADMVFAKKFFEPLHGNFQAALKEGKVVTCLLIQALLIEAFAISAYHIYIPVADPFARKITEGVVKDEYTHLNYGQEWLKANFEASKDELFEANKANLPLIRSMLEEVASDAAVLHMEKEDLIEDFLIAYQEALGEIGFTSRDIARMAAAALAV from the coding sequence ATGACGACCCTCAACGCACCCGAGGCAGCTGTGGTGGAGGGCCTGGACGCGCTGCCTGATTTCACCACCGAGGCTTACAAGGATGCCTACAGCCGCATCAACGCCATCGTGATCGAGGGCGAGCAGGAAGCCCACGACAATTACATCTCCCTCGGCAGCTTGATTCCTGATCAGGAGGACGAACTGGCGAAGCTGGCGCGGATGGAAATGAAGCACATGAAAGGCTTTACCTCCTGCGGCCGCAACCTGGGAGTCGAGGCGGACATGGTGTTCGCCAAGAAATTTTTCGAGCCCCTGCACGGGAACTTCCAGGCCGCACTGAAGGAGGGCAAGGTGGTGACCTGCCTGCTGATCCAGGCCCTGCTGATCGAAGCCTTTGCGATTTCGGCTTATCACATCTATATCCCTGTAGCCGATCCCTTTGCTCGCAAGATCACAGAGGGTGTGGTGAAGGACGAGTACACCCATCTGAACTACGGCCAGGAATGGCTGAAGGCCAACTTTGAAGCCAGCAAGGATGAGCTGTTCGAGGCCAACAAAGCCAACCTCCCCTTGATTCGCTCAATGCTTGAAGAGGTCGCGTCCGATGCCGCTGTGCTGCATATGGAGAAGGAAGACCTGATCGAAGATTTCCTCATCGCCTATCAGGAGGCTCTCGGGGAGATCGGATTCACCTCCAGAGACATCGCCCGGATGGCTGCTGCAGCCCTTGCGGTCTGA
- a CDS encoding protochlorophyllide reductase codes for MSTPGTVLITGTTSGVGLNATRALVKRGWTVITANRSPQRAAAAADELDLPKERLQHVLMDLGDLDSVRRVVDALPDRLDAVVCNAAVYKPKLKQPERSPQGYEISMATNHFGHFLLVQLLLDRLKASSHPSRRVVILGTVTANSKELGGKIPIPAPADLGDLSGFEAGFKEPIAMASGKAFKPGKAYKDSKLCNMITTQELHRRLHGETGITFMSLYPGCVADTPLFRNTPKAFQTIFPWFQKNITGGYVSQALAGERVADVVANPDFAESGVHWSWGNRQKKDGQQFSQELSVKATDPDTARRVWDLSMQLVGL; via the coding sequence ATGTCAACGCCCGGCACCGTTCTGATCACCGGCACCACCTCAGGTGTGGGTCTGAATGCAACCCGCGCCCTGGTGAAGCGGGGCTGGACGGTGATCACCGCCAATCGCAGCCCCCAGCGGGCCGCGGCTGCTGCTGACGAGCTGGACCTCCCCAAGGAGCGGCTCCAGCACGTGTTGATGGATCTGGGCGATCTCGACAGTGTGCGGCGTGTTGTTGATGCCCTGCCCGATCGTCTGGATGCGGTGGTCTGCAATGCGGCGGTGTATAAGCCAAAGCTGAAACAGCCGGAGCGTTCGCCGCAGGGCTATGAGATCTCGATGGCCACCAACCACTTTGGCCATTTCCTGCTGGTACAGCTGCTGTTGGATCGGCTCAAGGCCTCCAGCCATCCCTCCAGGCGGGTGGTGATTCTGGGCACGGTGACGGCCAACTCCAAAGAACTGGGGGGCAAGATTCCCATTCCGGCGCCGGCCGATCTGGGGGATCTCTCCGGTTTTGAAGCTGGCTTCAAAGAGCCCATTGCCATGGCAAGCGGCAAGGCCTTCAAGCCCGGTAAGGCCTACAAAGACAGCAAGCTCTGCAACATGATCACCACCCAGGAGCTGCACCGCCGCCTGCACGGTGAGACGGGGATCACCTTCATGTCGCTCTACCCGGGCTGTGTGGCGGACACCCCGTTGTTCCGCAATACCCCCAAGGCGTTCCAGACGATCTTTCCCTGGTTCCAGAAGAACATCACCGGCGGCTACGTCTCCCAGGCCTTGGCCGGAGAACGGGTGGCGGATGTGGTGGCCAATCCCGACTTCGCCGAATCCGGGGTGCACTGGAGCTGGGGCAACCGCCAGAAAAAGGATGGCCAGCAGTTCAGCCAGGAGCTGTCGGTCAAGGCCACCGACCCAGACACCGCTCGACGGGTCTGGGACCTGTCGATGCAGCTGGTCGGCCTTTGA
- a CDS encoding phosphoribosylanthranilate isomerase: MILKRSASRILRDQSTAPAVKICGLTDTEQALAIAAMGADAIGVIGVAGTPRYLEDSPRRALFSQLQLNFPSLQRVWVVADPSNAMLDASLQGEGTPTVIQLHGQETPSQCQALRQRHPEITVWKALRLRSQDDLHAVKGYVQSVDELLLDAWSPDQLGGTGHRLPLDWLAETTLPLPWWLAGGISAEWIPELLDRVTPDGLDASSRLEVRPGWKDLEKVNALLSAVQA; this comes from the coding sequence ATGATCCTAAAGAGATCAGCCAGCAGGATCTTGCGCGATCAATCCACAGCTCCAGCCGTGAAGATCTGCGGCCTCACCGACACCGAACAGGCACTGGCGATCGCTGCCATGGGTGCAGATGCCATCGGTGTGATCGGCGTGGCAGGAACTCCGCGTTACCTCGAGGACAGCCCTCGCCGGGCCCTGTTCAGCCAACTGCAGCTGAACTTCCCTTCGCTCCAACGGGTCTGGGTGGTGGCGGACCCATCGAACGCGATGCTTGATGCATCACTGCAGGGAGAGGGCACCCCAACGGTGATTCAGTTGCATGGCCAGGAAACCCCCTCGCAGTGCCAGGCGTTGCGCCAACGCCACCCCGAGATCACCGTCTGGAAGGCCCTGCGATTGCGCAGCCAGGACGACCTCCATGCTGTGAAGGGCTATGTGCAATCAGTCGATGAACTGTTGCTCGATGCCTGGAGTCCGGATCAGCTGGGGGGCACGGGCCATCGGCTCCCCCTCGACTGGCTGGCGGAAACCACATTGCCGCTGCCCTGGTGGTTGGCCGGTGGCATCAGTGCGGAATGGATCCCGGAATTGCTTGACCGCGTCACACCCGATGGCCTCGATGCCTCAAGCCGGCTTGAGGTCCGTCCCGGCTGGAAGGACCTCGAGAAGGTGAACGCACTGCTCTCGGCAGTTCAAGCCTGA
- a CDS encoding sulfite exporter TauE/SafE family protein: MLPWWDIPLLIGLGLLAGGLAGLLGIGGGLIFAPLLLWLDLPPHQALATSSFAIVPTALAGLVSHLRSGSLPVRTGVAIGLSAFGSALLFGGLAGVVSGWLLLAMQTLIYVVLAFAVRVREEEATPGVDEETNGQVGLLAGVGCIAGWTAGMLGLGGGLVMVPLMNGPLGVPIHRAVRLSTVAVFCSASAASLQFLHEGRGVPWMGLVLGGVAALAAQWSASRLDRFDAVVLVRLLRGLAIALAVDSCRRALHLLMV; this comes from the coding sequence GTGCTGCCCTGGTGGGACATCCCCCTGCTAATCGGCCTTGGCCTGCTGGCTGGCGGGTTGGCCGGCCTGCTGGGCATCGGAGGTGGTTTGATCTTCGCGCCCCTGCTGCTCTGGTTGGATCTTCCGCCCCATCAGGCTCTGGCCACCAGCAGCTTTGCCATTGTTCCCACGGCCCTGGCGGGCCTGGTGTCCCACCTGCGCAGTGGATCGCTGCCGGTTCGAACCGGTGTGGCTATTGGACTGTCCGCCTTTGGTTCAGCGCTGTTGTTCGGCGGTCTGGCCGGCGTGGTGAGCGGTTGGCTGCTGCTGGCGATGCAGACGTTGATCTACGTGGTGCTGGCCTTTGCCGTACGCGTGCGGGAGGAGGAGGCAACACCCGGCGTGGACGAGGAGACCAACGGCCAGGTGGGGCTGTTGGCGGGGGTGGGCTGCATTGCCGGCTGGACCGCCGGAATGCTCGGCCTTGGTGGTGGCCTGGTGATGGTGCCACTGATGAACGGACCCCTGGGGGTTCCCATTCATCGGGCGGTGCGCCTCAGCACCGTGGCGGTGTTCTGCTCGGCGTCAGCGGCTTCGCTGCAGTTCCTGCATGAGGGGCGAGGGGTGCCCTGGATGGGACTGGTGCTGGGGGGTGTGGCGGCCCTGGCGGCGCAATGGTCCGCCAGTCGTCTGGATCGGTTTGATGCGGTGGTGCTGGTGCGGTTGCTGCGGGGCCTGGCGATCGCGCTGGCGGTGGACAGCTGCCGGCGGGCCCTGCATTTGTTGATGGTCTGA
- a CDS encoding long-chain acyl-[acyl-carrier-protein] reductase, whose amino-acid sequence MFGLIGHSTSFDAARRKAMELGFDHIADGDLDVWCSAPPQLVEHVEISSPIGTTIKGAYIDSCFVPEMLSRFKTARRKVLNAMELAQKKGINITALGGFTSIIFENFNLLQHQTVRSTTLEWQRFTTGNTHTAWVICCQVENNAPTLGIDLKTAKVAVVGATGDIGSAVCRWLSARTGVGELLLVARQQQPLLDLQAQIGGGRILTLDEALSEADVVVWVASMPRTLEIDQASLRKPCLMIDGGYPKNLDTKVAGGGIHVLKGGIVEFCKDIGWTMMQIAEMEKPQRQMFACFAEAMLLEFERCHTNFSWGRNNITLEKMDFIGAASVRHGFSTLNLNPSAQAAAA is encoded by the coding sequence ATGTTTGGTCTGATCGGGCATTCAACGAGCTTCGATGCAGCCCGTCGCAAGGCGATGGAACTTGGTTTCGATCACATCGCTGATGGAGATCTCGATGTTTGGTGCAGTGCACCACCGCAGTTGGTGGAACACGTGGAGATCTCCAGTCCCATAGGCACCACGATCAAAGGTGCCTACATCGATTCCTGTTTCGTTCCGGAAATGCTGAGCCGGTTCAAAACGGCGCGGCGCAAGGTTTTGAACGCCATGGAGCTGGCGCAGAAGAAGGGGATCAATATCACCGCTCTCGGCGGCTTCACCTCGATCATTTTTGAGAACTTCAACCTGCTGCAGCACCAGACGGTGCGCAGCACAACGCTGGAGTGGCAGCGTTTCACAACCGGCAACACTCACACCGCCTGGGTGATCTGCTGTCAGGTGGAGAACAACGCACCAACCCTCGGCATCGACCTGAAAACCGCCAAGGTGGCTGTGGTGGGTGCCACTGGAGACATCGGCAGTGCCGTGTGCCGCTGGCTGTCAGCGCGCACCGGTGTTGGAGAACTGTTGCTGGTGGCCCGCCAGCAACAGCCGTTGCTGGACCTTCAGGCGCAGATCGGCGGCGGACGAATCCTCACCCTGGATGAGGCCCTGTCCGAGGCGGATGTGGTGGTGTGGGTGGCGAGCATGCCGCGCACCTTGGAGATCGATCAGGCCAGCTTGCGCAAGCCCTGCCTGATGATCGATGGCGGCTATCCGAAAAACCTCGACACCAAAGTTGCTGGTGGCGGCATTCATGTCCTCAAAGGAGGAATCGTTGAGTTCTGCAAGGACATCGGCTGGACGATGATGCAAATCGCCGAAATGGAGAAGCCACAACGGCAGATGTTTGCCTGCTTCGCTGAGGCCATGCTGCTGGAGTTCGAGCGCTGTCATACGAATTTCAGCTGGGGTCGAAACAACATCACCCTGGAGAAAATGGACTTCATCGGAGCTGCTTCGGTGCGCCATGGTTTTTCCACGCTGAACCTCAACCCCTCTGCCCAGGCCGCCGCCGCCTGA
- the psaM gene encoding photosystem I reaction center subunit XII, which translates to MATALTSAEVFVALVVAAHAAVLALRLSISLYEA; encoded by the coding sequence ATGGCCACTGCTCTGACTTCGGCTGAAGTGTTCGTTGCTCTCGTGGTGGCAGCCCACGCTGCTGTGCTGGCCCTGCGTCTCTCCATCAGCCTTTACGAAGCCTGA
- a CDS encoding lipoate--protein ligase family protein: protein MPTARSPGRLIPNRIADGPTQMAIDALLLAQATEVPVLRFYRWDGPWLSLGRHQRHWPQHWEQLAKEGRLRMVRRPSGGQAVLHAGGLTYALIWPSAPRRRKQAYREACQWLIDGFSQLGLPLQFGDDPALGSSSNCFASSTAADLVDRAGVKRIGSAQCWQHGRLLQHGEILLDPPPMLWNAVFGEAAPPAAAANLNRLTLEQQLINAMAMAWPDVVWEEVPLSDDERAQVEARSRSDCSEFAGIDATI from the coding sequence ATGCCGACCGCCCGATCCCCTGGCCGACTCATTCCCAACCGGATCGCGGATGGCCCGACCCAGATGGCCATCGATGCGCTGCTGCTGGCCCAGGCCACGGAGGTTCCGGTGCTGCGCTTCTACCGCTGGGACGGACCATGGCTGTCCTTGGGCCGCCATCAGCGCCACTGGCCCCAGCACTGGGAGCAACTGGCGAAGGAGGGGCGCCTTCGCATGGTGCGTCGGCCCAGTGGCGGCCAGGCCGTCCTTCACGCCGGGGGGCTCACCTACGCACTGATCTGGCCTTCCGCCCCACGCCGACGCAAGCAGGCCTACCGCGAGGCCTGCCAATGGTTGATCGATGGCTTCAGCCAACTGGGGCTGCCTTTGCAGTTCGGGGACGATCCCGCCCTGGGCAGCAGCAGCAATTGCTTCGCCAGCTCCACCGCAGCGGATCTCGTGGACCGTGCCGGCGTGAAACGCATCGGCAGTGCCCAGTGCTGGCAGCACGGACGTCTGCTCCAGCACGGCGAAATCCTGCTGGACCCTCCGCCGATGCTCTGGAACGCGGTATTCGGCGAAGCCGCCCCGCCTGCAGCAGCGGCAAACCTCAACCGGCTGACGCTGGAGCAACAGCTGATCAATGCCATGGCCATGGCCTGGCCTGATGTGGTCTGGGAGGAGGTGCCCCTCAGCGACGACGAACGTGCTCAGGTGGAGGCCCGTTCACGGTCCGATTGTTCGGAATTTGCGGGCATCGACGCAACGATCTGA
- a CDS encoding acetyl-CoA carboxylase carboxyltransferase subunit alpha, which produces MPRRPLLEFEKPLVELEQQIEQIRQLARDSEVDVSQQLHQLESLAARRRQEIFQGLTPAQKIQVARHPHRPSTLDFIQMFCDDWIELHGDRRGNDDQALVGGVGRLGDQPVLLIGHQKGRDTKENVARNFGMATPGGYRKAMRLMDHADRFRLPILSFIDTPGAYAGLQAEEQGQGEAIAVNLREMFRLRVPVIATVIGEGGSGGALGIGVADRLLMFEHSVYTVASPEACASILWRDAAKAPDAATALRITGVDLLELGVVDEVLEEPSGGNNWAPLEAGQTLRAALERHLAELLALSERELRDSRYRKFRAMGRFVEGNSQNPGKID; this is translated from the coding sequence ATGCCTCGCCGCCCCCTACTCGAATTCGAGAAGCCTCTGGTGGAGCTGGAGCAGCAGATCGAACAGATCCGCCAGCTCGCCAGGGATTCCGAGGTGGATGTCAGTCAGCAGCTCCATCAGCTGGAGTCTCTGGCGGCTCGCCGTCGTCAGGAGATTTTCCAGGGGCTAACGCCGGCCCAGAAGATCCAGGTAGCCCGTCACCCCCATCGTCCCAGCACCCTGGATTTCATCCAGATGTTCTGTGACGACTGGATTGAATTGCATGGTGATCGACGCGGCAACGATGATCAGGCCCTGGTGGGCGGTGTTGGGCGTCTGGGTGATCAGCCGGTGCTGTTGATCGGCCATCAGAAGGGACGCGACACCAAGGAGAACGTTGCCCGAAACTTCGGCATGGCCACCCCAGGGGGGTATCGCAAGGCCATGCGTCTGATGGATCATGCTGATCGATTCCGCTTACCGATCCTGAGTTTCATCGACACTCCGGGAGCCTATGCAGGGCTGCAGGCGGAGGAGCAGGGGCAGGGTGAAGCCATCGCCGTCAATCTGCGCGAGATGTTCCGGCTGCGGGTCCCTGTGATCGCCACAGTGATCGGTGAGGGGGGTTCCGGCGGAGCCCTTGGTATCGGAGTGGCCGACCGCTTGCTGATGTTCGAGCACAGCGTTTACACGGTGGCCAGTCCTGAAGCGTGTGCCTCGATCCTCTGGCGGGATGCGGCCAAGGCACCTGATGCGGCCACGGCGCTGCGCATCACCGGTGTCGACCTCTTGGAGCTCGGTGTGGTGGATGAGGTGCTTGAGGAACCGTCCGGCGGGAACAACTGGGCCCCTCTGGAGGCAGGTCAGACCCTGCGGGCTGCACTGGAGCGGCATCTCGCTGAGCTGTTGGCCCTGTCGGAACGTGAGTTAAGAGACAGCCGTTATCGAAAATTCCGTGCAATGGGGCGCTTTGTTGAGGGAAATTCACAGAATCCTGGCAAAATCGATTAA